The genome window TCGGCGCACAGCTCTCGGTCGGGCAGCGGGTGCTGCAGGGGCAGGAGCTGGGAGCGGTCGGCACCATCGGGTCCTGAGGTCGTGAGGCTGGAGAGCAAATGAGCGAAGAACAGGACGACAGCGAGATTCTCGAGCTGACGGAAGACATGACGTCCGGGGACGCAGCCGCCGGCGCCGAGCCCAAGGAACCGGCGTCCGCGCCGCGGATCTCGAAGAGGCCGTCGAGCCCGTTCGCGCTGCTCGTCGACACGAGCGAGCAGTCCGTTCGCGAGGTTCGCCAGTCCGCGGTGGCCGAGAAGCCTGCCGAGAGGAGCGCTCACGCGCTGTCTGTCGTCCCCGTGAGCTCGCCGAACGCCGTGGTCGCCTACCCGATCCGAGAGCTGGGCGAGTCGAGCGGCAGCGGCTCGAAGCGCAGAGGGGGGCGGCGCAAGGAGGAGAAGGCGGCCGAGGAGGCGGAGCCAGAGAAGAAGATCGAGGCGGTGGAGCCGGAGAAGGCGATCGAGGCGGTGGAGCCGGAGAAGGCGATCGAGGCGGTGGAGCCGGAGCGAGCCGTCGAGGAGGATGACGAAGACGAGAGCGTCCTGGATCTGGACAGCGCGCTCATCGTGCTGGCGCCGACCGCGGGCGAGCCCGCACAGCAGGCGGAGGTTCCTGCGCAGGAGGAGCCGGCGGCGCCGCAAGAGGAGTCGCAGCCGGCGGTGGAGGCTCCTGTCGGCGCGGAGTCGATGGCCGAGACGGGGCCGCCGGCGGAGCTCTACCCGCGAGACGAGGATGGGGCGTCCGGCGAGCAGCCGGCGATGCGGGACTCCGAGATTGCGGTGGAGGCGCCACCCTCGATCGAGCACCCGTTCGACTTCGGCACCCCGGAGATGGTCTTCGACGCCGTCGATCACGAACCCGAAGCGTACGAGGAGCTCGACGACACGGAGCTCCAGGAGGAGCCCGACGAGGGTCAGGCGGAGGTCGACAGCGTCGAGATCGATCTCGCCGAGGCCGAGGATCTGACGGCGCCGATCCGCCCGGCAAAGGCCATGCCCGTCCTCCCGGCCGCAGCCCGCGGCAAGATGAAGCGACGTCGCAAGCGCACCAGCGAGTGGTGGATGCACATCTTCGACGACGACTTCATGCTGCTCGCGCGAGAACCATCGAAGTGGGGAATGCGGCGGGAGGTCGACTTCGTCGATCAGGCGCTCGGGGTCGCCCAGGGGAGCCTGGTGCTCGACCTCGCTTGCGGCATGGGGCTCCACGCGGTGGCGATGGCGAAGCGGAACTACCGCGTCGTCGGCGTGGATCTCTCGCTCTCCATGCTCGCACGCGCCGGCGAGAACGCGCAGGAGGCGGGGCAGAAGATCAACTTCGTCCACGGCGACATGCGCGATCTCGGCTTCGATCGGACCTTCGACGCCGTGTACTGCATCGGCACGAGCTTCGGCTTCTTCGACGAGGAGACCAACAGGAAGGTTCTGGAGGGCGTGCACCGCGCGCTGAAGCCGGGCGCCGTGCTCCTCCTCGAGCTCGTCAACCGCGACTTCGTGCTCGGGAGGCAGCCGAACCTGACCTGGTTCGAGGGGCAGGACGTCGTGTGCATGGAGGAGACCGACTTCAACTATATCAACAGCCGGCTCTACGTGACGCGTCAGCTCATCGTCGGCGGCGGCGTGCGCCAGGCGAGGCACGAGTTCTCCTTGCGGCTGTACTCGCTGCACGAGGTCGGCCAGATCCTGCACAGCATCGGGTTCGCCGTGAACCACGTCTCCGGCCACACGGCGACCCCGGGCTGCTTCTTCGGCGCGGACTCCGCCCGCATGATCATTCGAGCCGAGCGCCGCGCCTGATGGCGTTCCGTCAGGGGCGGCTCACGTTGTACCTCTGGCGCCTCGTCGCGGCGCGGCTCGCCGGGACCTTCGCCCTCCTGCTCGGCGTCTACGTCCTCATCGACGCGATCGAGAGCGCGTCGTCCGCGCGGCTCGCCTTCGGCGCGCTCGCCGCGGCGTACCCGTTCAAGCTGCCCATCGTCGTCGCCCACGTCGCGCCGCTCGCCTGCGCGCTGTCCGTCCTCCTCGCCTTCGGCGCGCTCAGGCGCCGCGGTGAGTGGGATGCGGCGGCGGCGGCGGGGATAGGCCCGCTCGGGCTGCTCGGCGGGCTGGTCGCGATCCCGTTCGCGGTCGCGGTCGCCGTCCTCCCGCTGGTGAACGCGTTCGCGCCGTGGTCGCTCGCGCGGTTCGAAGCGCGGACCTCGGCGCCGGCCGCGGATCCATCGGGCTCGTGGTGGGATCGGGATGCGATCGCGCTCGTCAGGTGGCGCGACGCGCGTGGCGGGCCGCGGCGCGAGGTCGAGATCGAGCGCGCCGGCGACGGGACGGTCGTCTCCTGGCGCGGGCCGTGCGGAGAGGGGGCTCCGTGCTCGTGGCGGCGGGGCGACGGTTGGAGCGCGGGGGGGGCGGCCCCTGCGACCGCGGGCGAAAGGACGCCGGCGCGCACGCCGCGGCCGGGCTCCTACGGGCTCGTCGGCGCCTCGCTCGCGTCGTCGGAGATCCGCGTCCTCTCCCGGGAGCTCGAGGAGCACGGCCGAAGCGCCGACGCGCTGCGCGCGGAGCTCGCGCTCAGGAACGCCGTCGCCGTCGGCGCGGGCCTGGTTCCCGCGCTGGCGTTGGTGCTCGCGTTCGCGCTCGGCACGGTGCGCGACACGCGGCTCGTCGGCCTGGGGATCGCGACGGCGGCCGCCTATTGGCTCGCCCTCGCCACGGCGTGGAACGGTGCCGCGCTCGGCGCGCTGTCCTCCTTCTGGGTCTCGCTCGGCGTGCCCGCCTTGTTCGCGGCCTGCACCATCGCGGTGTCGTTGCGGATCGCCGCCGGCGCTACTGCGCGGTGAAGTCCATCGAATCGCCCTCCGCGGGCGGCGGTTCGGCCGGCTTCGGCGCGTCGCCGGCGGTGAAGTCCATCGAGTCGCCGTCAGGCGCGGGCTCGGCAGCCGGCTCCGGCGCCGCGGTCGGGGGCGGTGCGGCCTTCTCGGGCTGGATGATCATGAACTCGACGCGCCGGTTCTGCTTGCGCCCCTTGTTCGTCTTGTTGCTCGCGATCGGCCTGTCCGGGCCGAACCCCACGGCCTCGAGCCGGTCGGCGGCCACGCCCTTGCCGACGAGGTAGCTCTTGACCGATTCGGCGCGGCGCTTCGACAGGTCGCGGTTGTGATCGGCGTTGCCCTTGTTGTCCGTGTGCCCCTCGACCGACACCCGGAGCGCCGTGTTGCCCTTCAGGATCGCGGCGATGATGTCGAGGATCTGGAACGACTTGTCGCCCTTGATCTTATCGGAGTTGGTCTCGAACTGGACCATCTCCTTGATCTCGATCTGGGTCTCTGTCACGACGACGAGCGACTTGCCCGTGTCCGGACAGCCGTCGTCGTCCTTGATGCCGTTCAGCGTCTCCGGCTTGTTCGGGCACTTGTCCTTCGCGTCCGGCACGCCGTCGCTGTCGTTGTCGAGGTCCGGGCAGCCGTCGTCGTCCTGGAACCCGTCCTTGTCCTCCGCGTCGTCGGGGCAGTCGTCATCCTCGTCCTTGATCCCGTCGCCGTCGTTGTCCTCGTCGACGCAGCCGTCGTCGTCCTGGAACCCGTCGACGTCCTCCGCCTTCTCCGGGCACTTGTCCGTCGGTTCCTTGATGCCGTCCTCGTCGTGATCGAGGTCCGGGCAGCCGTCGTCGTCGCGGAAGCCGTCCTTGTCCTCGGCCTCCTTCGGGCACGAGTCGTAGCCGTCCGGGATCCCGTCCTTGTCGTTGTCCTTGTCCGGGCAGCCGTCCTGATCCTCGAAGTTGTCGAGATCCTCGGGCTGATCCGGGCACTGATCGACCTCGTTGTCGATCCCGTCGCCGTCGAGATCCCACTCCGTGCCGAACGACTCCTCCTCCTTCTTCTTCTCGCCCTCGGGCGCCCACGCGCCGCCCGCGACTACCTGGAACTGCGGCGCGCCGACGCCGCTCAGGATGCCGCCGCCCGCGCCCACGTTGAACAGGAACTGCTTCGCGCGGAACCTGGCGCCGGCGAGGAAGAGGAGCGGTGCGCTCTCCATGTCCGTGAACTTCGCGGAGACGAGCGACTTCTGGCCGTAGATCTCGG of Pseudomonadota bacterium contains these proteins:
- a CDS encoding OmpA family protein produces the protein MFTVLLFAAPAAAQLPEHPEDSSFAIDLFEPAPGPLNYFAVEGPEIGDDMKPFVGLELSYHHKPFVILGCDEEGNCGDERGVVNVVENLMVADVLAGFNFLKRFSVGLALPVIIWQRGDKYEVISEQVADGSYDERLQKDDLNSPASSYGTIGDIRLHLKIRILGEERKNGFQLAAAIIPTLPMSKWTGQGDGYSGSGFLTVTAPRVIAGFRAGSLRLAVNLGMLWRQKSELFSAEQGHSLTYGFGIGYTIVPAVEVLAEIYGQKSLVSAKFTDMESAPLLFLAGARFRAKQFLFNVGAGGGILSGVGAPQFQVVAGGAWAPEGEKKKEEESFGTEWDLDGDGIDNEVDQCPDQPEDLDNFEDQDGCPDKDNDKDGIPDGYDSCPKEAEDKDGFRDDDGCPDLDHDEDGIKEPTDKCPEKAEDVDGFQDDDGCVDEDNDGDGIKDEDDDCPDDAEDKDGFQDDDGCPDLDNDSDGVPDAKDKCPNKPETLNGIKDDDGCPDTGKSLVVVTETQIEIKEMVQFETNSDKIKGDKSFQILDIIAAILKGNTALRVSVEGHTDNKGNADHNRDLSKRRAESVKSYLVGKGVAADRLEAVGFGPDRPIASNKTNKGRKQNRRVEFMIIQPEKAAPPPTAAPEPAAEPAPDGDSMDFTAGDAPKPAEPPPAEGDSMDFTAQ
- a CDS encoding LptF/LptG family permease — encoded protein: MAFRQGRLTLYLWRLVAARLAGTFALLLGVYVLIDAIESASSARLAFGALAAAYPFKLPIVVAHVAPLACALSVLLAFGALRRRGEWDAAAAAGIGPLGLLGGLVAIPFAVAVAVLPLVNAFAPWSLARFEARTSAPAADPSGSWWDRDAIALVRWRDARGGPRREVEIERAGDGTVVSWRGPCGEGAPCSWRRGDGWSAGGAAPATAGERTPARTPRPGSYGLVGASLASSEIRVLSRELEEHGRSADALRAELALRNAVAVGAGLVPALALVLAFALGTVRDTRLVGLGIATAAAYWLALATAWNGAALGALSSFWVSLGVPALFAACTIAVSLRIAAGATAR
- a CDS encoding methyltransferase domain-containing protein, coding for MSEEQDDSEILELTEDMTSGDAAAGAEPKEPASAPRISKRPSSPFALLVDTSEQSVREVRQSAVAEKPAERSAHALSVVPVSSPNAVVAYPIRELGESSGSGSKRRGGRRKEEKAAEEAEPEKKIEAVEPEKAIEAVEPEKAIEAVEPERAVEEDDEDESVLDLDSALIVLAPTAGEPAQQAEVPAQEEPAAPQEESQPAVEAPVGAESMAETGPPAELYPRDEDGASGEQPAMRDSEIAVEAPPSIEHPFDFGTPEMVFDAVDHEPEAYEELDDTELQEEPDEGQAEVDSVEIDLAEAEDLTAPIRPAKAMPVLPAAARGKMKRRRKRTSEWWMHIFDDDFMLLAREPSKWGMRREVDFVDQALGVAQGSLVLDLACGMGLHAVAMAKRNYRVVGVDLSLSMLARAGENAQEAGQKINFVHGDMRDLGFDRTFDAVYCIGTSFGFFDEETNRKVLEGVHRALKPGAVLLLELVNRDFVLGRQPNLTWFEGQDVVCMEETDFNYINSRLYVTRQLIVGGGVRQARHEFSLRLYSLHEVGQILHSIGFAVNHVSGHTATPGCFFGADSARMIIRAERRA